One window of the Flavobacteriaceae bacterium YJPT1-3 genome contains the following:
- a CDS encoding DUF6168 family protein: MSARQFMVQLALVCTLVFLIQVFLLQHYDHPPFDNQLILAYAVNMIIALGVVLTINAVLHRMKNSLGFIFIAGSGLKFVLFFLLFYPEYKADDQLTLLEFFAFFVPYVCCLFLEVRYLAKLLNNQGI; this comes from the coding sequence ATGAGTGCAAGACAATTTATGGTGCAATTGGCATTGGTGTGCACCCTGGTGTTCCTGATTCAGGTTTTTCTGCTTCAACACTATGATCACCCGCCTTTTGACAATCAATTGATCCTGGCTTATGCGGTGAACATGATCATTGCCCTTGGGGTCGTACTCACGATCAATGCGGTACTTCATCGCATGAAAAACAGCCTGGGCTTTATTTTCATTGCGGGAAGCGGTCTGAAGTTCGTGCTTTTCTTTTTGTTGTTCTATCCAGAATACAAGGCGGATGATCAGTTGACCTTATTGGAGTTTTTCGCCTTCTTCGTTCCCTACGTTTGTTGCTTGTTTTTGGAAGTAAGATACCTCGCTAAACTCCTCAATAATCAGGGGATTTAG
- a CDS encoding AtpZ/AtpI family protein, which yields MIPKEPKKQLKNWAIFSGLAIQMGVLVYLAARGGAWLDARYNEGGKAFMVVLILAAVGGSLFLILKQANRMNS from the coding sequence ATGATCCCCAAGGAGCCGAAAAAACAGCTTAAGAATTGGGCCATTTTTTCCGGTCTCGCCATCCAAATGGGCGTGCTGGTTTATCTGGCGGCCCGGGGTGGAGCCTGGTTAGATGCCCGCTACAATGAAGGAGGCAAGGCCTTTATGGTCGTTCTTATCCTCGCCGCTGTAGGTGGGTCGCTCTTCCTTATTCTCAAGCAGGCCAATCGCATGAACTCCTAA
- a CDS encoding polymer-forming cytoskeletal protein, which translates to MFSDNKKARVGEPTNSQNRIAEGTKIVGDITSQGGFRIDGTIEGNINTPGKVVVGQAGKVNGTINCENADIEGSIKGTLNIKDLLSLKSSAHIEGDVNTKKLAVEPGASFNASCTMGSSATSKGISAPSADRPMTSPTASKKINDPQGAEKTA; encoded by the coding sequence ATGTTTTCAGATAATAAAAAAGCACGAGTGGGTGAGCCCACCAATTCTCAGAACCGCATCGCCGAAGGCACTAAGATCGTCGGTGATATTACCTCCCAGGGAGGATTTCGTATAGACGGAACCATCGAAGGCAATATCAATACCCCCGGAAAGGTGGTGGTAGGACAAGCCGGCAAAGTAAATGGCACGATCAATTGTGAAAATGCAGATATCGAAGGCTCTATTAAAGGGACTCTCAATATCAAAGATTTGCTGTCCCTGAAGAGTTCTGCCCACATCGAAGGCGATGTCAACACGAAAAAGCTAGCTGTAGAGCCTGGAGCGAGTTTCAATGCCTCCTGTACCATGGGAAGCTCAGCCACTTCTAAAGGAATCTCAGCACCCAGTGCAGACCGACCTATGACCAGCCCAACAGCCAGTAAAAAAATCAATGATCCCCAAGGAGCCGAAAAAACAGCTTAA
- a CDS encoding ABC transporter ATP-binding protein, translated as MITTNNLSKSYKGVEVLRIDQLEIPRGQAFGLVGNNGAGKTTYFSLLLDLIQPTTGEVVNQGVTVSQSEAWKPFTSSFIDESFLIGYLTPEEYFYFIGELRGQNKADVDKMVTSFSDFFNDEILGKRKYLRDLSKGNQKKVGIVAALLGQPEVIILDEPFANLDPTTQIRLKGIIKEMAADPEVTVLISSHDLMHVTEVCQRIVVLEKGNVVKDIMKSEATLKELEDYFSEALVK; from the coding sequence ATGATTACTACAAACAATTTATCGAAGAGCTATAAGGGAGTTGAGGTTTTACGGATCGATCAGTTAGAAATTCCCCGAGGGCAAGCCTTTGGTTTGGTGGGGAATAACGGAGCGGGAAAGACCACGTATTTTAGTTTGCTATTGGATTTGATTCAGCCCACCACTGGAGAGGTTGTGAATCAAGGAGTGACCGTGTCCCAGAGCGAAGCCTGGAAACCATTCACCTCTTCTTTTATTGACGAAAGCTTTCTGATTGGGTACCTGACCCCGGAAGAATACTTCTATTTTATTGGCGAGTTACGTGGCCAAAACAAAGCAGACGTGGATAAGATGGTCACGTCCTTCTCTGATTTCTTCAATGATGAGATCCTGGGTAAGCGCAAATACTTGCGTGATTTGTCTAAAGGTAACCAGAAGAAAGTGGGAATAGTAGCTGCCCTTTTGGGTCAGCCTGAAGTGATCATTCTGGACGAACCCTTCGCCAATCTGGACCCCACAACTCAAATTCGTCTAAAGGGCATCATCAAAGAGATGGCTGCCGATCCTGAAGTGACCGTCCTGATATCCAGCCATGATCTCATGCATGTGACCGAAGTTTGTCAGCGGATCGTAGTGCTTGAAAAAGGGAATGTGGTAAAAGATATTATGAAAAGCGAAGCTACACTTAAAGAATTGGAAGATTACTTTTCAGAGGCGCTAGTTAAATAA
- a CDS encoding DUF5687 family protein, translating to MFKHFLRLEWKGFFRSASFGKSLGMRIFMLFLSVYMTVALLSLGAGLYPILNKLVPEQNPVEVINGFFLLWLLFELVYRFFLQTLPVVKIKPLMIMPIKRNTVVHYVLLKSLFSFYNLIVLCIAGPFAAIVAYKTEYTWSQMLVWLLAVFLLSLVINYANFIIKKRFTDNLKGLIPFLAGALLLGLLEYFDLFSIRELLGTALNYVITLPYLVVVPLLMVLMLYAWNLRNLREKFYLDAGLKSKAKQVSGSDFAWTRRFGDMAAFLQLDLKLIWRNKRPRTTVILSILILAYGLIFYTNDIYAERMPFFFVFVGIFMTGIFMVNFGQFVPSWDSSYYSMMMAQNIPLRKYLESKAFLMSFSVVVLGILTTPYVYFGYDILMMNLVCALYNLGVNVPMIIYAGSFNKKRIDLEKSPFMNTQGTGAAQFLIILPLMVFPLLVFIPFQMLISFNAGLIALALCGIVGLLLRRPFMQKITEAYAKRKYAMISGFKEEGE from the coding sequence ATGTTTAAACACTTTTTGCGTCTAGAATGGAAGGGATTCTTCCGATCCGCCAGTTTCGGCAAAAGTCTGGGGATGCGAATCTTTATGCTTTTCTTATCCGTTTACATGACTGTCGCCCTATTATCCCTGGGCGCAGGGCTGTATCCCATCCTCAATAAACTAGTTCCCGAACAAAACCCTGTGGAAGTAATCAACGGCTTCTTTCTGCTTTGGTTGTTGTTTGAACTGGTTTACCGATTTTTCTTGCAAACCTTGCCTGTTGTTAAGATCAAACCGCTGATGATCATGCCCATCAAGCGGAATACGGTGGTTCATTACGTACTGCTCAAATCGCTCTTTTCGTTTTACAACCTGATCGTTCTATGTATTGCAGGGCCTTTTGCCGCGATTGTCGCCTATAAGACGGAATATACCTGGAGCCAGATGCTGGTATGGCTACTCGCCGTATTCCTCCTGTCTCTGGTGATCAATTATGCCAATTTCATCATCAAAAAGCGATTTACTGATAACCTAAAAGGCTTAATTCCTTTTTTGGCAGGGGCACTCCTTTTGGGCCTATTAGAGTACTTTGATCTTTTCTCCATCCGCGAGCTGTTAGGAACCGCTCTCAACTATGTCATTACGCTTCCCTACCTGGTAGTTGTTCCTCTACTTATGGTTTTGATGCTCTACGCCTGGAATCTGCGAAATCTGAGAGAGAAGTTTTACCTGGATGCCGGGCTCAAATCGAAGGCCAAACAAGTCAGCGGCTCTGATTTTGCCTGGACTCGACGTTTTGGAGACATGGCGGCTTTTTTACAGCTAGACCTTAAACTCATCTGGAGAAACAAAAGACCGCGCACCACGGTCATCCTATCAATTCTTATTTTGGCTTATGGCCTCATCTTTTACACCAACGACATTTATGCAGAACGCATGCCTTTCTTTTTTGTCTTCGTGGGCATTTTTATGACTGGGATCTTTATGGTGAATTTTGGACAGTTTGTGCCCTCCTGGGACAGTAGTTACTACAGCATGATGATGGCGCAGAATATTCCACTGCGAAAATATTTAGAATCGAAAGCCTTTCTGATGTCCTTCAGTGTGGTGGTTTTGGGAATACTGACCACCCCCTATGTGTATTTTGGATACGATATCTTAATGATGAACCTGGTTTGTGCCTTGTACAATCTAGGGGTTAATGTGCCTATGATCATTTATGCCGGCAGTTTTAATAAAAAACGGATTGATCTCGAAAAGAGTCCTTTTATGAATACTCAGGGAACTGGCGCTGCTCAATTTCTAATCATTTTACCGCTTATGGTATTTCCATTGCTGGTCTTTATTCCTTTTCAGATGTTGATCTCCTTCAATGCCGGGCTCATTGCCTTAGCCTTATGCGGGATTGTTGGATTGCTCTTGAGAAGGCCTTTTATGCAAAAGATCACAGAAGCGTATGCCAAGCGCAAATACGCCATGATTAGTGGTTTTAAAGAAGAAGGGGAATAA
- a CDS encoding ferredoxin--NADP reductase — MSPFYTLRINKIERATDLAVAIGFELPTELQKVFAYEAGQYVTLKTTINGSEVRRAYSLCSSPHSGEWTVAVKEVPDGTFSALANNQLQVGDTLEVHPPEGKFILKTDPANEKCYAAFAAGSGITPILSMIRAVLNQEPKSKFVLVYGNRSVKETMFHKELLELQLDHPEQLHIEFIYSRTQEQDARFGRIERSTVNYVIKNKFSDFDFDQYFLCGPEPMIDEVSSVLKSQGVPEDKIAFELFTSSQEEAVPEEAREGESKLQVVVDEETFEFSMKQDQVILDAVLEEGIDAPYSCQGGICSSCIARITAGSATMRKNQILTDGEVAEGLVLTCQAHPTTPKVIVNYDEV; from the coding sequence ATGTCACCATTCTATACCCTCCGAATCAACAAAATCGAACGAGCTACTGATCTAGCGGTAGCTATTGGCTTTGAACTCCCAACAGAACTTCAAAAGGTTTTCGCCTATGAAGCCGGACAATACGTTACTCTAAAAACAACCATAAACGGTTCTGAGGTTCGCAGAGCCTATTCGCTCTGTTCGTCGCCTCATTCCGGCGAATGGACTGTAGCGGTCAAAGAGGTTCCGGATGGTACTTTTTCGGCTTTGGCCAATAACCAATTGCAGGTGGGTGACACCCTGGAAGTACATCCACCTGAAGGGAAATTTATCTTGAAAACGGATCCCGCCAATGAAAAATGCTATGCCGCTTTCGCTGCAGGAAGTGGGATTACCCCTATACTCTCCATGATCAGGGCGGTCTTGAATCAAGAGCCCAAAAGCAAGTTTGTCTTAGTTTACGGGAACCGATCTGTCAAAGAAACCATGTTTCATAAAGAGTTACTGGAATTGCAACTGGATCATCCGGAGCAACTACACATCGAGTTCATCTACAGTCGGACTCAGGAGCAAGACGCCCGATTTGGTCGAATTGAACGCTCTACGGTGAATTACGTGATTAAGAATAAATTTAGTGATTTTGATTTTGATCAGTATTTTTTATGTGGTCCTGAGCCCATGATCGATGAGGTGTCCTCAGTGTTGAAATCGCAGGGAGTTCCTGAGGATAAGATCGCCTTCGAGCTATTTACGAGCAGCCAGGAGGAAGCTGTTCCTGAGGAAGCCCGAGAAGGGGAAAGCAAGCTACAAGTGGTCGTTGATGAGGAGACTTTTGAGTTCAGCATGAAGCAGGATCAGGTCATTTTAGATGCCGTCCTGGAAGAGGGTATTGATGCGCCTTATTCCTGTCAGGGCGGTATATGCAGCAGCTGTATCGCCAGAATCACAGCAGGAAGCGCCACCATGCGCAAGAATCAGATATTGACCGACGGGGAGGTTGCTGAAGGGCTGGTCCTAACCTGTCAGGCACACCCCACCACTCCTAAAGTAATCGTAAATTACGACGAGGTGTAA
- a CDS encoding ATP-binding cassette domain-containing protein, producing MAELVIQNAIHSFGWKQLISGIDLRCATGDLIGIYGRNGSGKSTLLKLIFGTLRADHLSLKIDDVSIRPWQIIPHRWIGYLPQDPFLPAHLKVRDVIPLCFSRGVAQDAVFHAPFIERMATKKIGNLSLGERRYLEVVLIGQMEHPFLLLDEPFSMIEPLYKDQIKEFLHRLASRKGIIMTDHYYQDVLAIANKNYVLSAGKLLPIQDEQDLQEHGYLR from the coding sequence ATGGCTGAATTAGTCATCCAAAACGCCATCCATTCCTTTGGATGGAAACAGCTGATCTCTGGGATCGATTTGCGGTGTGCAACAGGAGACCTTATTGGGATTTATGGACGCAACGGCAGTGGAAAATCTACGTTGCTCAAACTCATTTTTGGCACCCTGAGGGCTGATCACCTCAGCCTAAAAATCGATGATGTTTCCATAAGGCCCTGGCAGATAATCCCCCATCGTTGGATCGGTTATCTTCCGCAAGATCCTTTTCTTCCGGCCCATCTCAAAGTGCGTGATGTCATTCCGCTCTGCTTTTCTAGAGGGGTTGCTCAGGATGCGGTATTCCATGCGCCCTTCATTGAGCGTATGGCCACTAAAAAAATAGGCAACCTGTCTTTAGGTGAGCGTCGATATTTAGAAGTGGTTCTTATCGGGCAAATGGAGCATCCCTTCCTGTTATTGGATGAACCCTTTTCCATGATTGAACCGCTCTATAAAGATCAGATCAAGGAATTCCTTCATCGTTTGGCAAGCAGAAAAGGCATCATCATGACTGATCACTATTACCAGGATGTACTGGCGATCGCCAACAAGAATTACGTGCTCTCCGCAGGGAAATTACTGCCTATTCAGGATGAACAAGATCTACAAGAACACGGGTATTTGCGTTAG
- a CDS encoding glycosyltransferase family 9 protein, with amino-acid sequence MLKNNRIQRLIAFRLSAMGDVAITVPVLEAFAKAYPEIKLIVVTKSFFTPVFDHLKGIQVVAVDVKERHQGIIGLKKLAKELAHLKPDAFADLHDVLRSKAVRTFLRWKVSGLEIGVIDKGRKEKKALTRSSAKSFKPLKTSAQRYADVFAKLGFALDLSNQLERKVLALSKKTIKLSGSKDHNWVGVAPFAAHLGKQYPTDLMQEVLTQCSSLKNTRIFLFGAPGEEAQRLTAWANSLPNTLNMAGKLSFKEELTLISNLDLMLAMDSGNAHLAAMYGVPTITLWGVTHPYAGFAPYGQEKHVLLADRKRYPRIPTSVYGNQVPEGYEDAMRTIKPEQVVDKLKSVLEHLD; translated from the coding sequence GTGCTAAAAAATAATCGTATTCAACGCCTTATCGCTTTTCGGTTATCCGCCATGGGTGATGTGGCCATCACGGTTCCGGTTTTGGAAGCTTTCGCGAAAGCGTATCCGGAAATCAAGCTCATTGTCGTTACCAAGTCATTCTTCACCCCCGTATTTGATCATTTGAAAGGCATACAGGTTGTCGCTGTGGATGTCAAAGAGCGTCACCAGGGGATCATCGGACTTAAAAAGTTGGCTAAAGAACTGGCTCATTTAAAACCGGATGCCTTTGCTGATCTGCACGATGTACTGCGCTCCAAAGCTGTCCGCACTTTCCTGCGCTGGAAGGTTAGCGGTCTTGAAATAGGCGTTATCGACAAGGGACGTAAGGAAAAAAAGGCCTTGACCCGCAGCAGTGCAAAATCATTTAAACCTTTAAAAACATCGGCCCAGCGCTATGCCGATGTATTCGCGAAGCTTGGATTTGCTCTGGACTTATCCAATCAGTTAGAACGTAAGGTGTTAGCCCTGAGCAAAAAGACTATTAAACTCTCCGGGTCTAAAGACCACAACTGGGTAGGGGTTGCACCTTTCGCAGCGCATCTGGGGAAGCAGTATCCCACCGATTTGATGCAGGAAGTCCTCACCCAATGTTCGTCCTTAAAGAACACCCGTATCTTTCTTTTCGGAGCGCCTGGTGAGGAGGCCCAACGATTGACAGCATGGGCCAACAGCCTTCCCAATACCCTGAACATGGCTGGAAAACTGAGTTTTAAAGAAGAGCTGACCCTAATCTCAAATCTGGACCTCATGCTGGCTATGGACAGCGGGAATGCGCATCTTGCGGCTATGTATGGAGTGCCCACGATCACGCTTTGGGGGGTCACCCATCCCTATGCCGGGTTTGCCCCTTACGGCCAGGAGAAACACGTATTGTTAGCCGATCGTAAGCGCTATCCACGAATACCCACTTCTGTCTACGGAAATCAGGTTCCTGAGGGCTATGAAGACGCCATGCGAACCATTAAACCGGAGCAGGTCGTAGACAAGCTGAAATCAGTTCTTGAACATTTGGACTAA
- a CDS encoding DUF4254 domain-containing protein, translating to MFSEKANAIFDEVIKHYHIANTTDQPFQNPYSEQEDLLAHLLYRKCWIDTVQWHYEDLIRDPNIDPVAALKLKRKIDASNQDRTDMVEYIDSYFLDKYKEVSPKADATINTESPAWGIDRLSILALKIYHMHEEATREDAALAHRESCNKKLNVLLEQREDLSQAIDTLLRDIAHGDKYMKVYKQMKMYNDDELNPVLRAKK from the coding sequence ATGTTTTCTGAAAAAGCCAATGCTATTTTTGATGAGGTAATCAAGCACTATCATATTGCTAATACCACTGATCAACCTTTCCAAAATCCCTACTCCGAACAGGAAGATCTCTTGGCCCATTTGCTCTACCGTAAATGTTGGATCGATACGGTTCAATGGCATTATGAAGACCTGATCAGAGACCCCAATATCGACCCGGTTGCGGCCCTTAAACTAAAGCGGAAAATCGACGCCTCAAATCAGGACCGAACCGATATGGTCGAATACATTGACAGTTATTTTCTCGATAAGTACAAGGAAGTCAGTCCTAAGGCGGATGCGACCATCAATACCGAAAGTCCGGCGTGGGGGATCGATCGCTTAAGCATACTAGCGCTTAAAATTTATCACATGCATGAAGAAGCGACACGGGAGGACGCGGCCTTAGCGCATCGTGAAAGCTGTAATAAAAAGCTGAACGTTTTATTGGAACAGCGTGAAGACCTCTCTCAAGCCATCGACACCTTACTTCGTGATATTGCCCATGGAGACAAGTACATGAAGGTCTACAAGCAAATGAAAATGTACAACGACGACGAACTCAATCCCGTCTTACGTGCTAAAAAATAA
- a CDS encoding DUF6427 family protein: protein MLTSFFGTAKPINFVLILLYMTLVFLAVCGPLWWQDPGLGQTMTLLFYLVMYLLSLVVLDFIAKKNKLTKKNSFNIVSYCGLTGALAPALLEYQALVALVFIGLALRRIITMKSGLDLYKKVFDASLWIGMATLFEPGCIFYFLLLFIGISMHGNGNYRLWLIPFMGVITISILALTGAVMDLWTLSLDGLSSLTPAFNFDFIQATEIQGMLIILGLLSALAILRYFKVIRERVIRQDRPNNYLVLWAVLVGLIAMIFQPENKLIHLYFVFAPLAMIIAKYLRTNKKKWITEFWLWLLLLAPLSAVIFMQA, encoded by the coding sequence ATGCTAACAAGCTTTTTCGGTACAGCAAAACCCATAAATTTTGTCCTGATCCTGCTGTACATGACGCTTGTCTTTTTAGCGGTTTGCGGTCCCCTCTGGTGGCAGGATCCCGGTCTGGGGCAAACGATGACGCTGCTTTTCTACCTGGTCATGTATCTGCTGAGTCTGGTGGTCTTAGACTTTATCGCCAAGAAAAATAAGCTTACCAAAAAGAATTCCTTTAACATTGTAAGTTATTGCGGCCTTACCGGAGCGCTGGCTCCTGCCTTATTGGAGTATCAAGCGCTTGTCGCGTTGGTGTTCATTGGACTGGCTTTAAGGCGCATCATCACCATGAAATCGGGTCTGGATCTTTACAAGAAAGTATTTGACGCTTCCCTTTGGATCGGTATGGCTACCCTTTTTGAGCCCGGCTGTATCTTTTATTTTCTATTGCTTTTCATTGGAATTTCCATGCATGGCAATGGGAATTATCGCTTGTGGCTAATACCATTTATGGGCGTGATTACCATCAGTATCTTGGCCTTGACCGGTGCCGTAATGGATTTGTGGACGCTATCGCTAGATGGACTTTCCAGCCTTACTCCGGCATTCAATTTTGACTTCATCCAGGCTACTGAGATCCAAGGGATGTTAATCATTTTAGGCCTACTCAGTGCGCTGGCGATCCTGCGGTATTTCAAGGTCATCAGAGAACGGGTAATCCGGCAGGACCGCCCCAATAACTATCTGGTGCTTTGGGCCGTTTTGGTGGGATTGATCGCCATGATTTTCCAACCGGAAAACAAGTTGATCCACCTCTACTTTGTGTTTGCCCCTCTGGCCATGATCATCGCAAAATACCTTCGCACCAATAAAAAAAAGTGGATTACGGAATTTTGGCTATGGCTCCTGTTGTTGGCGCCCTTAAGTGCAGTGATCTTTATGCAGGCATAA
- a CDS encoding uracil phosphoribosyltransferase translates to MSWEAFFRGIEDFFVNVAFAPLDYLRQLELESWVAANALNWIFLLIGFVAFGYWMKQLKEYNNNDTEDRSVVAHPFLGNKS, encoded by the coding sequence ATGAGTTGGGAAGCATTTTTTAGAGGAATTGAAGATTTTTTTGTCAATGTGGCCTTTGCCCCGTTAGACTATCTCCGTCAGCTGGAGTTGGAAAGCTGGGTTGCAGCCAACGCCCTGAACTGGATCTTCCTGCTTATTGGATTTGTCGCTTTTGGTTACTGGATGAAGCAGCTGAAAGAATACAACAACAACGACACTGAAGATCGTAGCGTGGTGGCTCATCCCTTTTTAGGGAATAAATCATAG
- the purD gene encoding phosphoribosylamine--glycine ligase — protein sequence MNILVLGSGGREHALAHQLKQSPQCEALFVGPGNAGTASLATNLELKVTDFEAIKEKVLKHQIDMVVVGPEDPLVQGISDFFKADESLKHVHIIGPSKAGATLEGSKERAKEFMQAHGIPTAAYQSFTAATLEAGYDFLETLKPPYVLKADGLAAGKGVLIINDLEEAKQELAAMLNDQKFGAASATVVIEEFLDGIELSVFALTDGKDYVLLPTAKDYKRIGEGDTGLNTGGMGAISPVPFADQEFMQKIEERIVKPTVNGLKKEGIDYVGFIFFGLIRVKGDPMVIEYNVRMGDPETEVVLPRIASDLVSLLSLAAQGKLGSAQVTIDERAATTVMAVSGGYPEAYEKGKVISGLERVEGSTVFHAGTALKGNEVVTNGGRVLAVTSLDTDFRKALKKSYQNLEKIQFDRMNYRKDIGFDL from the coding sequence ATGAATATACTTGTATTAGGATCTGGAGGAAGAGAGCACGCATTAGCGCATCAGCTTAAGCAAAGTCCACAGTGTGAAGCCCTTTTCGTTGGCCCGGGAAATGCCGGTACTGCTAGCCTGGCTACCAACCTGGAGCTGAAGGTGACCGACTTTGAAGCCATCAAAGAAAAGGTGCTGAAACACCAGATCGACATGGTCGTGGTAGGTCCTGAAGATCCACTGGTACAAGGCATTTCAGATTTTTTTAAAGCTGATGAATCGCTGAAGCACGTTCATATCATAGGGCCCTCCAAGGCCGGAGCCACTTTGGAAGGGAGTAAGGAGCGGGCCAAAGAATTCATGCAGGCCCACGGGATTCCCACCGCAGCTTATCAAAGTTTCACGGCTGCAACTCTAGAAGCAGGATACGATTTTTTAGAAACCCTCAAGCCTCCTTACGTTTTAAAGGCCGATGGTCTGGCCGCCGGGAAGGGAGTGCTTATTATCAATGATCTGGAAGAAGCCAAGCAAGAATTAGCCGCCATGCTCAACGATCAAAAGTTTGGTGCGGCTAGCGCCACCGTGGTCATTGAAGAATTTTTGGACGGGATTGAACTCAGCGTTTTCGCCTTAACCGACGGTAAAGACTACGTTTTACTCCCCACGGCCAAGGATTATAAGCGAATTGGAGAAGGCGATACCGGTCTAAACACCGGAGGCATGGGGGCCATCTCTCCGGTTCCCTTTGCTGACCAGGAGTTCATGCAAAAAATAGAAGAGCGCATCGTCAAGCCTACGGTCAACGGATTAAAGAAAGAAGGAATAGACTATGTTGGCTTTATCTTCTTTGGCTTGATTCGCGTCAAGGGAGATCCGATGGTGATCGAATACAATGTACGTATGGGTGATCCGGAAACAGAAGTCGTACTGCCCAGAATCGCTTCAGACCTGGTTAGCTTGTTGAGCCTGGCGGCTCAAGGAAAATTAGGGAGTGCTCAAGTAACGATTGATGAACGGGCAGCGACCACGGTGATGGCGGTATCGGGAGGATATCCGGAAGCTTATGAAAAAGGAAAGGTGATTAGCGGATTGGAACGGGTAGAAGGGTCAACGGTATTTCACGCCGGCACGGCCTTGAAGGGTAATGAAGTGGTGACTAATGGCGGACGAGTGTTGGCCGTGACCTCGTTGGATACCGACTTCAGAAAGGCACTAAAAAAATCCTATCAAAATCTGGAAAAAATCCAGTTTGATAGGATGAATTATCGAAAGGATATCGGTTTCGACCTATGA
- a CDS encoding phenylacetate--CoA ligase family protein → MSRINFFDLALRLQGFDIAFAKAELQRLHELSDADFEAYQARQRSAILDHHLQQNRFYQRLAGSNRRWEDLPVLTKADLQIPLSQRLSNGFSLKQVHQHKTSGSGGHPFVFAKDKLTHALSWASFYHYYEQQGIDLSGSLEARFYGIPLDFLGYRKERLKDWLSARYRFPVFDLSKRQLERIQTQFEKRPFAYINGYTSSILLFARHLLEQDLVLTKLCPTLQCCIVTSEVLFDDDRITLEKALGVPVINEYGASEIGLIAMDTPEHLLLIDSPLIYLEILDEDDQPLPEGETGRIVITSLYNKAHPFIRYDIGDTGALSSTSNQRKVQLERLEGRTNDIAHLPSGKTVPGLTFYYVTKKVMEASGNVKEFVVQQTHPHRFHMKYVADRALTSNEKEHVAQAVEQYLEPGLELVFERLTHSDRSRRGKLKQFTTLVGKAPSDEA, encoded by the coding sequence ATGTCTCGAATAAACTTCTTTGATCTCGCCTTACGTCTGCAAGGTTTTGATATCGCTTTCGCGAAAGCGGAACTACAGCGCTTGCACGAGCTATCAGATGCCGATTTTGAGGCTTATCAAGCCAGACAGCGAAGTGCCATTCTTGACCATCACCTCCAGCAGAATCGATTTTATCAAAGGTTGGCAGGAAGTAACAGGCGCTGGGAGGATCTACCGGTGCTCACCAAGGCAGATCTGCAAATTCCCTTATCGCAACGGTTATCCAACGGGTTTTCCCTCAAGCAAGTACATCAACATAAAACCTCGGGCTCTGGCGGTCATCCTTTTGTCTTTGCTAAAGACAAGCTCACGCATGCCCTTTCCTGGGCTTCGTTTTATCACTATTATGAGCAACAGGGCATCGATCTTTCAGGCAGTCTTGAAGCTCGTTTTTACGGCATTCCATTAGATTTCTTGGGGTATCGAAAGGAGCGTCTTAAGGACTGGTTGAGCGCTCGTTATCGCTTTCCTGTTTTTGACCTCAGCAAAAGGCAATTGGAGCGTATCCAAACCCAGTTCGAGAAAAGACCTTTTGCCTACATCAATGGCTATACGAGCAGTATTCTCTTGTTCGCAAGGCATCTGCTGGAGCAGGATCTGGTGCTCACCAAGCTTTGTCCTACGCTACAATGTTGCATTGTGACCAGCGAGGTGCTCTTTGACGACGACCGGATAACGCTCGAGAAGGCATTAGGGGTGCCGGTGATCAATGAGTACGGCGCCTCAGAAATTGGATTGATCGCCATGGATACTCCAGAACACCTGCTCTTGATCGATAGCCCGTTGATCTATCTGGAAATCTTAGATGAAGATGATCAACCGCTTCCGGAGGGTGAAACCGGCCGTATCGTGATCACTTCCCTCTACAATAAAGCCCATCCCTTTATTCGCTATGATATAGGAGATACGGGCGCCCTATCCAGCACCTCCAATCAACGTAAGGTGCAGCTGGAACGTTTAGAAGGTCGTACCAATGATATTGCCCATTTGCCCAGTGGTAAAACCGTACCGGGATTGACTTTTTATTACGTGACCAAAAAGGTCATGGAGGCAAGTGGCAATGTCAAGGAGTTTGTGGTCCAGCAGACCCATCCGCATCGTTTTCATATGAAATACGTGGCTGATCGTGCCCTGACCTCCAACGAAAAAGAACACGTAGCACAGGCGGTAGAGCAGTATCTCGAACCCGGACTGGAGTTGGTTTTTGAGCGTTTAACGCATTCGGATCGCAGTCGGCGAGGAAAACTCAAACAGTTTACGACTTTGGTAGGTAAGGCACCGTCTGACGAGGCTTGA